In one Bordetella pertussis 18323 genomic region, the following are encoded:
- a CDS encoding ABC transporter substrate-binding protein, with product MRSHETVRQRLARYVSASLLGAFIAVLALASPTPALAEGRIRIAEQYGIVYLLLNVARDQQLIEKHGRQAGVDIDVQWTRLSGGAAVNDALLSGAIDIAGAGVGPLLTIWDRTLGRQNVRGVASLGNFPYYLVSNNPRVKTIADFTDKDRIALPAVGVSVQARVLQLASAKLWDDEHYNRLDAISVALPHPDAAAAIISGGTEITGHFGNPPFQEQELAGNANARIVLKSYDVLGGPGSSTVLFATEKFRRENPKTYAAFQVALQEAAQFASAHPEQAADIYIRLAGAKIDRDFLIRIISNPEVQFKVAPQNTYALAAFMHKVGAIKNKPQSWRDYFFDDAATAQGS from the coding sequence ATGCGATCCCACGAAACCGTTCGCCAACGCCTTGCCCGCTATGTATCCGCGTCCTTGCTTGGAGCCTTCATCGCCGTCCTGGCGCTGGCCTCGCCCACGCCTGCGCTGGCCGAGGGCCGCATCCGCATCGCCGAACAATACGGCATCGTTTATCTGCTGCTCAATGTGGCGCGCGACCAGCAACTGATAGAAAAGCACGGCAGGCAGGCCGGCGTGGACATCGATGTGCAATGGACGCGCCTGTCGGGCGGCGCTGCCGTCAACGACGCCCTGCTTTCGGGCGCCATCGATATCGCCGGCGCCGGCGTGGGGCCGCTGTTGACGATCTGGGACCGTACCCTGGGACGCCAGAACGTGCGAGGCGTGGCGTCGCTGGGCAACTTTCCCTATTACCTGGTCAGCAACAACCCGCGTGTGAAGACGATTGCCGACTTCACCGACAAGGACCGCATCGCGCTGCCCGCCGTTGGCGTTTCGGTGCAGGCGCGCGTGTTGCAGCTTGCGTCGGCCAAGCTGTGGGACGACGAACACTACAACAGGCTGGATGCCATTTCGGTGGCCTTGCCGCATCCGGATGCCGCCGCGGCGATCATCTCCGGCGGCACCGAGATCACCGGCCATTTCGGCAATCCGCCGTTCCAGGAGCAAGAGCTGGCCGGCAATGCCAATGCGCGCATCGTGCTGAAATCCTATGACGTGCTGGGCGGGCCGGGCTCATCGACGGTGTTGTTCGCCACCGAGAAATTCCGCCGCGAAAATCCCAAGACCTATGCGGCGTTCCAGGTCGCATTGCAGGAGGCCGCGCAGTTCGCAAGCGCACACCCCGAACAGGCGGCCGACATCTACATCAGGCTGGCCGGCGCCAAGATCGACCGCGACTTCCTGATCCGCATCATCAGCAATCCCGAGGTGCAGTTCAAGGTGGCGCCACAGAACACGTATGCGCTGGCGGCATTCATGCACAAGGTGGGCGCGATCAAGAACAAGCCGCAAAGCTGGCGCGATTACTTCTTCGACGACGCGGCCACCGCGCAGGGAAGCTGA
- a CDS encoding TauD/TfdA dioxygenase family protein, translating into MSHANALRQPSIAFPPDVLAHGPSQDFTVRPLNDALGAEIVGIDLARALSAADFARVRRAHLDHHLVVFRDQRITPRQHIDFSRRFGRLMIHVLHQFHLAHNPEILVVSNIVENGAPVGLGDAGKYWHSDISYKPLPSLGSLLHAQELPAIGGDTLFANMHRAYETLPRALREAVDGRRAVHSYLAKYGQLQKEGNWRPTLSAAQLAQVQEVAHPVVRTHPETGRRALFVSEGFTTRIEGVAADESRQILDELFAHSTRSEHIYRHQWRDHDLVFWDNRSLIHLAAGCPPELRRKLYRTTIEGDAPF; encoded by the coding sequence ATGTCCCATGCCAACGCACTGCGCCAGCCTTCCATCGCTTTCCCTCCCGACGTGCTCGCGCACGGCCCGTCCCAGGACTTCACGGTCCGGCCGTTGAACGACGCGCTGGGCGCGGAGATCGTCGGCATCGACCTGGCGCGTGCGCTGAGTGCCGCCGATTTTGCCCGCGTGCGCCGTGCGCACCTGGATCATCACCTGGTGGTGTTTCGCGACCAGCGCATCACGCCCCGGCAGCACATCGATTTCAGCCGCCGCTTCGGCCGCCTGATGATCCATGTGCTGCATCAGTTCCACCTTGCGCATAACCCGGAAATCCTGGTGGTGTCCAACATCGTCGAGAACGGCGCGCCGGTCGGCCTGGGCGACGCCGGCAAATACTGGCATTCGGATATCTCGTATAAGCCGCTGCCCAGCCTGGGTTCGCTGCTGCATGCGCAGGAACTGCCCGCCATCGGCGGCGATACGCTGTTTGCCAATATGCATCGCGCCTACGAAACGCTGCCGCGCGCATTGCGCGAGGCGGTCGATGGCCGGCGCGCGGTGCATTCCTATCTGGCCAAGTACGGCCAGCTGCAGAAGGAAGGAAACTGGCGCCCGACGTTGAGCGCGGCCCAGCTGGCGCAGGTGCAGGAGGTGGCGCACCCGGTCGTGCGCACGCATCCGGAAACCGGCCGGCGCGCGCTGTTCGTCAGCGAGGGCTTCACGACGCGCATCGAAGGCGTGGCTGCGGACGAGAGCCGGCAGATCCTGGACGAGCTGTTCGCGCACAGCACCCGCTCCGAGCACATCTATCGCCATCAGTGGCGCGACCACGATCTGGTGTTCTGGGATAACCGTTCGCTGATCCACCTGGCCGCCGGTTGTCCGCCCGAGCTGCGTCGCAAGCTGTACCGCACCACGATCGAAGGCGACGCGCCGTTCTGA
- a CDS encoding M20 aminoacylase family protein, translating to MKTIEAIERAHADLTALRRDIHAHPELAFNETRTSALVAEKLREWGLEVHTGLGKTGVVGVLRAGSGGKRIGLRADMDALPMPEHNRFAHRSTIEGRMHGCGHDGHTAMLLGAAQYLAAHRDFDGTVHFIFQPAEEGGNAGARAMMEDGLFDRFPCDAVFGMHNMPGMPANTFGFRAGPAMASSNRWDIVINGVGGHAAQPHRSIDPIVIAAEMVQSLQTVISRSKDPLDSAVLSITQIHAGDAYNVIPGSAVLRGTVRTYTVAALDRIEEDMRRIATTLPQVYGATGDLDFVRAYPPLVNWEAETAFAAQVAEQSFGSGQVDRDIPPFMGAEDFSFFLEKVPGCYLFLGNGDGDHRLETYHGMGPCQLHNSNYDFNDALLPVGASYWVKLVQAYLPSA from the coding sequence ATGAAGACCATCGAAGCCATCGAACGCGCGCACGCCGACCTCACCGCGTTGCGCCGCGATATCCATGCCCACCCCGAGTTGGCGTTCAACGAGACGCGCACGTCTGCCCTAGTGGCGGAAAAATTGCGCGAATGGGGGCTGGAGGTGCATACGGGGCTGGGCAAGACCGGCGTGGTCGGCGTGCTGCGCGCGGGTTCGGGCGGCAAGCGCATCGGGCTGCGCGCGGACATGGACGCCTTGCCGATGCCCGAGCACAACCGCTTCGCGCATCGCTCCACCATCGAGGGCCGCATGCACGGTTGCGGCCATGACGGCCACACGGCCATGCTGCTGGGCGCGGCGCAGTACCTGGCCGCGCATCGCGATTTCGACGGCACGGTGCATTTCATCTTCCAGCCGGCCGAGGAAGGCGGCAACGCCGGGGCCCGCGCCATGATGGAGGACGGCCTGTTCGATCGCTTTCCGTGCGACGCCGTGTTCGGCATGCACAACATGCCCGGCATGCCGGCCAACACATTCGGCTTCCGCGCCGGGCCGGCCATGGCGTCGAGCAATCGCTGGGACATCGTCATCAACGGCGTGGGAGGCCATGCCGCGCAGCCGCATCGCTCCATCGATCCTATCGTGATCGCGGCCGAAATGGTGCAGTCCCTGCAGACCGTCATTTCGCGCAGCAAGGATCCGCTGGATTCCGCGGTACTGTCGATCACGCAGATCCATGCCGGCGACGCCTACAACGTGATTCCCGGCAGCGCGGTGTTGCGCGGTACGGTGCGTACCTATACGGTGGCGGCGCTCGACCGCATCGAGGAAGACATGCGGCGCATCGCCACGACGCTGCCGCAGGTGTATGGCGCAACCGGCGACCTGGATTTCGTGCGCGCCTATCCGCCGCTGGTGAACTGGGAGGCGGAGACCGCTTTCGCCGCGCAGGTGGCCGAGCAGTCCTTCGGCAGCGGCCAGGTGGACCGCGATATTCCGCCGTTCATGGGCGCCGAGGATTTTTCCTTCTTCCTGGAAAAGGTGCCGGGCTGCTATCTGTTCCTGGGCAACGGCGATGGCGATCATCGGCTGGAAACCTACCACGGCATGGGGCCGTGCCAGCTGCATAACTCCAACTACGACTTCAACGATGCACTGTTGCCGGTGGGCGCCAGCTACTGGGTCAAGCTGGTGCAGGCCTATCTGCCGAGCGCCTGA